A segment of the Zingiber officinale cultivar Zhangliang chromosome 8B, Zo_v1.1, whole genome shotgun sequence genome:
ACATGGGACTTGCACGCTCTCCCAGAATCTCCGTCAGTTGAGCCTCCgacgatcatgcctatctctcgaACGGCCGCATTGTTGCAATTTTTGGCTTCCCGAGCTTCTCCTGGTTCCCCAACCCGATCGGGCTACTGAGCATTAGATCCCGCTGGGTCGGGGTGGGGTCGACCTCCTGACCCAGCTGGGGCGCGCTGCTCCTCCATCATTTTGAGTACTTAAGAGGCTAACTCAAGAGGCAGTAACCCTAGCTCAGCAGCTCGCCTAGAATCTCGAGCGAACTGAAAGTAATGATTAGTATCGTGAGTACAGGACCGATGATAGGTGCAGTACCGGGAGTTCCATGGTCCAGGTCGGGGGGCATGAACTGCCGCGACTCATGGTGCCGGTCTAACTTCTTGACCAGGCTGAAAGAGAGGCCTGACTTCCCGAGCCCGGGGAAGGGGTTGGGCTGGATGTTGAGGTGTCAACCTCTCCGGTTTGTTAACAGTGGCAGGCGTCCAGTCTGACTTCCTTCGAGCAGCTTGAGCCTCCTCCACGTTAATATAACTGGCCGCTCTTTCCAACATGCTATCAAAATTCTTAACTGGATCTCGAATAAGATCCCAGAAGAATTCCCCCTCTGCCAGTCTGTGAGAGAAGGTGCACATCAATATCTCAGAAGTGGCTAATGGAACGTCCTGAGCCACTTAATTAAATCGCTTAATATAGCTCCGTAGGGATGACCCCTGCTTGAGGGCGAAGAGACAATGATATGTTTTCTGGTACTTCCTGCTACTAGCGAAGTGATGCAAGAAGACGGTCTTAAAATCCTGAAAGCAGGTGATGGATCCATGTGGCAATCCATCAAACCACTTTTGTGCCAAGCCAGAGAGAGTATTCAGAAACACTCGGCACTTAACAGCGTCACTGTATTGATGTAGCAAGGCAGCGTTCCTAAATTTGCGAAGATGATCCTCGAGGTCCTTGCTGCCGTCATATTCTCCAATGGCTGGGGGTCGGTACCCTTTAGGCAACTTCTCCTACAATATTCTAAAAGAGAAAGGCACTTTCTCGTTGGGTTCCATGCGGGGCTTCTCCCTAAGAATTATAGCCTTCCCCTTCCTTGAATCTCGAGGGAGAGAGCTTTCGGCCGCTGAAACCTGTGGTTGTtccttcttgaaactgggaccaTTGAGCCCTGGTTGATAGTACCCCAGGTCAGGTTCACGATAAAGAGCTTGGGGAAATTCTTCAGACTGCTTCCTCTTAGAGCCCCGATCTGATACAGGAATGGATTCCTTAGAGACCTCGGGTGCTCGGCGCAGTCGTGAGACAGTTGCTTGTTTTTCGGAGGACGCTTGCCTCTTGGCTTCTTTGAAGAGTTCATATTCTCCCACGGTCATGGTGACATTGATTCGACCCGACTCCTCCATCTTCCCGTTCTGGAACAGGTAGTTGTGTTCTTACAGACGATGccaaattgatcccgtccggaagctgagtcggatgaaggcagtCACGATGTCGCCGGTGTTGACTGAAAGTCGTCAGGCCTCCTGGATGACCTGGCAACCCGCCAAAAGACTCCCATGAGTGGATGATGATGGGGGTGACGAAACTGCTgatcctgcgcacactcagacgagtcccCTCATATTAGAGGCcaaaaatcagggaaaaagtccccgggtcaggccctccgatactcaagtaaggtactttttccccagaagaaacaGAGAAAGTCCAAAAGGAAAAAGTAAAAAACTAGTGAGAAAGGacaagtgagcgtacctgcgtaagggacaaagcatccctttttatactgcaacaacTGTTTCTAGaatctgacgggtgtcagggaatgtctgATGTCAGGATTTGTCTGGCGGTGGATGACAAGTGGCATCTTTCTATAGGTTTAGGAAAGAATCAAAGTGTTGTGAGTACCCGACGTGAGTACCCGACCATTGGCATATTCTCTAACAAGCAGTGATTATTTCCTGATAGGTTGTTATGATTCCTTGGCTTGCTTGTTGTGTAGCGCCTGGCCTCCTCCTTCCGTTATCCCTGTACTGGCTCTTCCTACTTATTGATCTCGATCTGCGGGCGCAGACCTGTAGCTATCCTGTACTGCTTCTCGCATTCAGACCTGCGCATGCTTATCGCATATGCTTTCCCCGATCTGTTAACCCTCCCCGATCTGTTAACCCTGGATTGGGTCCTCGTATCCACAAGTCTTGACCTGTAGAAGTCGACCTATCCTTCCTGCCCTGCGTTTACCACTTCACAACTCCAGGCCTGTATGTCCACCCCTGTCTCATGTGATCTATTTTGTAATCTCCCGACTTGCCACCCGACTTACCTTTTCAGTCTGTTTCTGCTTACTCGGGGTCCCGACCTGTATGCGTCGGTCTATCTCCACTTATCCTGAATCCTAATCTGTAGGCGTATCCTAAATCCAGTTTTGTATGCGTCGGTCTGCTTCTGCTTATCCTGAGTCTCGATCTGTATGCTTATGTCCATTGACCTGCACCCCAAGGCTAGAAACCCCGACCTGTATCCATGGCTAGcacattccgacctgtacgcttttgtCTATTGACCTGTTCCCTCAGGCTATAAGCCCGGACCTGTATCCACGGCTGGCACGTCCCGACCTACATGCTTTTGTCCATTGACCTACACCCCAAGGCTAGAAACCCCAACCTATATCCATGGCTagcacgtcccgacctgtacgcttttgtCTATTGACCTATTCCCTCAGGCTATAAGCCCGACCTGCATCCACgattggcacatcccgacctgcatgCTTTTGTCCATTGACCTGCGTCCCAAGGCTAGAAACCCCGACCTGTATCCATGTCTAGCACGTCCTGACTTGTACGCTTTTGTCTATTGACCTGTTCCCTCATGCTATAAGCCCTGACCTGTATCCATGGCTGgcacgtcccgacctgcatgctTTTGTCCATTGACCTGTGCCCTAAGGCTAGAAACCCCGACTTGTATCCATGGCTAGCACgtctcgacctgtacgctttgattCCTGTATCTGGTGccataaggctataagtcctgacttgTGATACTGAACTTCGAGTCCTTACTTGACACAGGTCTAGTCTTAAGACGTCATTCGTGCTTAACCCAACTCATCTTGCAACTTTGCCCCTTTGAACTACACGTAAGCCGGATCTTTGACCTCCGCGCAGTCTAGTCTTTTGACCCCCACGTAGGCCTAACCTATGACCccatgtaagcttgacttctgaccgccacatacgcttgacttctgaccgccacgtatgcttgacttctgaccgcctcgaggacttgacttttgaccatgccgcctgtccGACCCCCCGATCATATATCGCATCACACATAATTATCATAAATAATGGTGAGCGAGCAGTTTAATCGACAAAATAATTCTATTGGATGTAGAATTTGCAGATTGGGAGAGAGATGTGCATGACTACAGCATGCAGTTCTTTactaaaagaaatagaaaaatgaaagaaaaggATATAATTAAACTAAAGATGTCAAGGATTTAAGTATCTTAAAAGCCTTCAATTCTAAAGAAAATCATTTACTttagtaaaagaaaaagaaacaggaaAAAGGAACGGAATTAAATATGTAAATTTCATCTAACAAGGATTTGAATTTGTCACACGCCTTTAATTCAAAGGAAAATTAAATCTGCACCTTGCGTGAGATGTAGATTGAGAGGATATTTATGTTGCGGGGTGATTAATTAAGCATGATGCTTATTCTACTCCATGAGCAAAAGAATACTTTGCTTTGCTTGTGGCGATGGCAAATGAAAGATGCTGATGATGGTAAGAAGGTTTGCTGCTTCACGGTTGTGTACATGTCAAAACTAATTTGGTTCAGTAGCTGCCACTCTTTCCGCCGCCATTATGTTGGTGTTCTTGGAATTGAAGCATCTCTTGCTGGAGGTGCTACCATCGCCTACCATGGTGGCACAAGGCCGCTTGCTGTGTATCCAAAATCACTTGGCCATGGTTTGTGATGGCCTTTGGGCTGTCAATTCAATGATCGAAATCCCTGAGATGGGAATGTTGAATAACCATTTTTCTAAAAAGTTCTATGGGGTTGATGCGGTGACGTCGTTTGTGCCTGCAGAAACTGCAGATTGGGTAACAGATGTGGCTACAGCAGTTATAGATGTGGGAGAGTTGCTCAGTCGAATCATGGATTGGGAAGCAAGTTCGCATCGTTCCATTGTGGGAAATACCCAACAGGTGCACTTTCGCCATGTTATTCTAGTAGAGCTGAAAGAGATATTGTGCAACTTGAATTCTCTTGTGCTGAGAGGATCTGCAATGGGTCTTTGGAGGGACCCTATGGGTTCTATGAACCCACTCCGAGAAGACTACTCAATTGTCCTAAAAAATGAGGTGGTGGGTAGAGAGGAAGATCTGGAGGAACTCATTGCAATCTTTGAACAACAACTAGTATCATCCAACAACAATGGCTTTGATAACAACCCGTTTGCAATTGTCATAGTTGGCAAACAAGGAGTTGGGAAGAGGACCTTGGCGCACATGATCTACCACCACACTTGGATTCGCCAACAGTTTCTTCATCGCATTTGGGTGGATCTACCCCTCGTTTCGACATTCAAGATGATTGATATAATTGGAAACGAATTTGTAAGGTCCATAGACAAGGAAGAATATTGTGATCAGAAATTACATCTAGACCTGCCGCTACCAGACATGTGGGAATATATTAATGAACAACTCTGTGGCAGTAGATACTTGTTGGTGCTTCATTGTGAAAATTTGGTTAGTTTGATGCAACCAGAGTGGAATGAATTGAAGAACATCATGTTGCGTGTGGGCGGGCCAGGGAGTGGAGTCTTGATCATCTACAAATCATCAACAGAATCAGCTGTAAGAAATATGCGTTTTCTAAATAGACTGAAGGATATTACAACATTCTATTTGAATCCCTTATCGGATTATGCATGGGTTGAGTTAGTCAGCAGACACGCAGCAACGACGATCCCATTGAAGCAGGACAAATCAAACAAGGATGAGCTCATTCAATTGGCTAAGCTATACTGCACAAACTTTCCTGGTCAAACATTTGGGGCAAAGGTTTTTGGATCGTTATTCCATTATATTCCGACGACATTTGCAATACTTCAAAGTCGCCTTCTGGATGATATTTGTAAGGTTAGGAATTTTCCACTTGTCATCGTACGATTACTCCAATACCATTACCTACTTGATGCTGACACTGATAATTATtatgataatgattatgatgtcatcttacACATGTTGACCGCCGAATGCCTCATACCAACTGAAGGCCTCGAACCAGGTTGGATTGAATGCTATGAAAGACATTTTACCCAAATACATAGAAAGCGGGACTTGCCAGAATTACTGTTTGGAAGGATGGTCTACTGGCATATGAAGATTCCCAAAGATTCAACTACTATTTCTAGGTGCTGCCGTTGTTTATGTTTGGAAATTAATCCTAGAGTGAAACCATTTCGACTGCCGATCATGCCAATTAAGGTGAGCAGTAAGCTGATAACATTGATTCTACAAGAAGATAAGAAAACGACGCGAGAAGATGTTGAGGAAATAACACTTCGAGTATACAAAAAAAGATGCATGAAAGCAGCAACTGCAATATCAAAGTTCCTCAACAAGATGTCAGTAAGATTCATACATTTGCATATGTTAGTTGTAGAAACTAGTATGATCCAAAGCCTACCAAATGAAATTAGCAAATTGGTTAGCTTGAGATACCTCCACCTTTCGAAGCTTAAGATGGAATTACTTCCGAAATCACTTTTTGACCTGCTTAATTTGCGAATTTTAAGTTTGCTTCACTGCAAAAAGCTTCAAAAGATACCTGAACGAATCCATAAGCTTAAGAAATTGCAGATTTTGAAATTAGCTTATTGCACAAAACTTCAGTGGTTACCAAAATCTATAACAAGACTCACAAACTTGGAAGAGCTTAATATGGAAGGTTGTTGTTTTCTGAGCAAGCTCCCAGAGGATTTGGTCAGTTTTAAATCATTGAGAATCCTCAACGTCGCAGGATGTGCATCCTTGTCTCAACTTCCCCGTGGGATTGAGCAATTAATTGGCCTTCGTAAGTTGTCAGGAATAATTGTCGGTGTGCAAGGAGGTTTTGTGCTCACACAGTTGCAAGCTTTAACAAATCTTCAGGAAATAAGATTACAAAACCTAGAACGAGAAGAGGAGATTCAAACTGAAGTGCTGATGGGCCAACAAAGTCTTCGACACTTGTCATTGCATTGGGGTGGTGAAGAAGCAACTAAGAGTTCTGAAACAGCTCCATCACAGCATGTGCTCGAAGCTCTCCGACCCAACTTGCATTTGAAATGTCTAGACATAATTTCTTATAAGGGAGTGGAATTTCCTACTTGGATGAGTAAACAACAACTTGCTCGTTTCGACTCTTTAGTTGAAGTGAGATTCATCAATCTCAGGAGGTGTGCTATATTACCATCACTCGGTCAACTTCCTTTTCTCGAGAAGCTTGAGATAAGTGGCATGGATTTAATAAAACACATAGACTATACATTTTACGGTGATGGCAACACATTTGCTATGTTGAGAGAGCTCACTTTCTCAGAAATGCTTGGGCTAAAGAAATGGTCTGTGCCgtcggaaagaaaaaataaaatattttttccagAGCTTAGACAATTGACACTAATTCAGTGCCCAAAACTCAAGGAAATATCTCCGTGGTTGTTTCTACATGATTATGATACAATGAGAATATGGTTGAACAATGAGACAATATGGTCTACTGTATTTTGCAGTTGGGACAACCTCCGATACCTTGAAATAATAGAGATAGTCGGGTGCCAAGAGCTAAGGTGTCTACCACAGAGGATGCAAAGTTTGCAGATATCTAAGATGACAATTAACAGCTGCAACAATTTGACGACTTTGGTAGCATTGGATTCACTTATAGAATTGAACATATATGCTTGCCCACTGCTAGCATTCAACCTAGAAGCATTTGCAGAACTTAGGATACTTACAATTAAAGGCTGCCCGAAGATGCAAATGTGAGTGTGATCGTCATCTCCTAGTAGATTTCATTTAATTACTCCTATGCTTCTATTCATATATACCGATGATATCTGCTGGATTAATTATTGCTTCAATCAAAGTAGTTATTTATTCTCTTCTTCCTTGTTTGTTCTACCTATTAGATGTTACTTACCATTACTATATAAACTTGTTACTTAgataattaaacaaaaattaattgACTGGTATGATTAGTAATATAATGTGTTTGTCAACAAACTTTAACAGTAATATGGAAGATTGATCCAACGTAGCATTTGCTTAACCATTAGActtattgaaataaaaaataaaaaaaattaggaaattatgaaatttacttgttcttttattgTGCTGGGACGTTGGACTATCAAATTGTAATGCAAAGGTTGgaaactcaaaccaagattcATATCCTCAATTTAATGTTATCCAAGCAAATTATAATTGCATGGTTAATAATCGCTTATCATTTCAGTTATCATGATGCCTGGAAGAAAAAAGATGAGGAACGgcgagaaaaagaagaaagaagaagatacaattaTGAAAGTAGTTCTAGTTCTAGCTCTTCGCCAAATTGAATGATTTGCTGAACATGTTGCAAGTAACAATCGACTTCGAGCGGTGGCTTAAGAGGAATAGAAGATCCTAATTGACAATGATATGCTTGTTTGAATCGTATCTTCTTGGTGTGCTTTAATTTGGTTAATCATCTAGTCCATTTcttattttgtgaaattaatgtatGTTTATTGTGAAATTCTTTATTTATCCTGCATCATTAATTAGATACAAATTATGGCTTGTGAACTTTCTCACTCTTGAGATACGTTTTTTGATGAATTTATGCAGCTAATCAAATGGATTTACTAATATTATTCATACATATAGTCAACGATGATTATGAACTTAGGCTAAGTttagttgggtgtaatgtaatcttgcttataatgtaattaaatttgtaatgtaatgtaatgtaatcttgattacattactatgtttggtaatgtaatgtatgtaatctttgattataaggataattatattcttttgtttggtgtctattatttttcataaaaaatgtaattcgtattattataaaatgacagaAATATCCTGTGACCTCTACCGATGGTCGCCGCACCTCTACCGGAGCTTGCAGCAACCAACCGTCGTCGCCTCCTCCGCCGCCACCGGCAACCGACGACGGCGACGATCGCTGGCGGCGGCGGTGGTCGCCGGTGGCGGCGGCGGCCGGTGGTCGCCGGCGGTGACGGCTGGCGGTGGTGGTGGCGGCGGTGGGTGCCAGCGGTCGGCGGCGGCCGGTGGTCGCCGGCGGCCGGCGGTGGTCGCCGGCGGCCGGCGGTGGTCGCCGGCGGCCGGCGGTGGTCGCCGGCGGCCGGCGGTGGTCGCCGGCGGCCGGCGGTGACCGGCAGGCGGGGTCGACGACGGTGGGCAACGGCAGCCGACGACAGTGGATGGCGACTACGatggactaggggtatattcggcatttaaattttggttaaatgGTAACCTCGTAATATAATCCGATTACATAGTATTTgatttgtaatccagattacaaaacttcactaccttttgtaatccagattacattatattacaagtttaaaattaaactaaacaaaataatcaaccttataatgtaatcctgattatatTACAAGACAGATTATATCCTATCAAACGTACgttttaaaattgatattatcttaagttaggttatttatttatttaattgataaataaTAGATTAAAGTAATACCAAGCCTATTAGATAAACTATGTATGTTAACCTAAATATTTGAGCCAACTTAGGCTAAAGATTAAAATTAACGTTATTTGAGACTTCTCAActctatattttatctttatttagTTACATGAATTTATTGTCTAAAGTTTTTTCAAACCtgtaatataattatttttttgttaatttaatttttaatttaaatacataaaaaaCAATATTTGTTTAAATTATTTATCATAGATTAAAATGAGTCACTGGATAAGTTTTATTTATTGaatcaataatttaattttaaaaaagcgAATCTCAattaaacaacaacaataaataataataataataataataataataataaccctTATCCGCTAGGTGAAGTTGACTATATGGATATTTTTATGACATTAAACTCTATCTCTTATTATATCAtgatctatacttaaataaattttatcttattttattattgctaaccaagtcttttttgatcttcctcgtttgatatgcgtgtttgtcataatttcacatcatCTAACTGaaacatttattggtcatctaagtgaATGTCCATACCATCATAAACGTATCTCTCGGatttttccctcaatagatgcaactctgactttttATATAAtcctctcatttcttattctgtgcATTCTCGTACGCCCACACATTCATCTTAACATCCACATCTctataactctcatcttctgctcatgtgctcgagtcatagaccaacattcagctccatataatatagcaggCCTAATtacgattttgtagaatttttctttaagatttagaggtattttatggtcacataaaacacccgacgctctcctccatttcaactatcctacttgtattctatgtaagacatctctctcaatccctcgatcattttgtaaaaatgatcctaaatatctaaagctctCGACTTCgagcaactcgtcatctcctatcttaataattgcctcattatgtctaatattgctaaacttaaattccatatactctgtctttattctactaaaccTAAAATCTTGCCCTTCTACTGTTTCCCACTAAtattctagtttaacatttactccttcacgtgtttcatctaccaaaataatatatatcatctgcaaacaatataCATCACGGTACTATGTCTTAAATGTTGGTAGTgaattcatccataattagtataaaaaaataAGGACATAGAgctaatccttgatgtaaccctatctttattggaaatgattCAGTTACTCCACCAGAAGTCTTTACTTTAGTCATTATATTCTCATACATATCcgtaattagttcaatatatgttacgctaacacctcttttatctagaattctccatataatttctcttggaactctttcataaactttttctaagtcaatgaatatcatgtgtagatcttatttttgctcctgatatttttcaattaattgtctaaggaaatatatagcttctattgttgaccttccaagtatgaacccaaattaattttcggttatcgtggtctccttccttaatcttttttctattactttttcacaaagtttcatggtataactcattagtttaatactcctatagtttgtacaattttgtacgtatcccttgttcttatataagggaactaaagtacttatcctctattgatcagatattttttttttattttcaatatcatgttaaataattttataagtcattcaatgtCTTATTTCCCTAGGTACTTAtatacctctatcgaaatatcatctgatccaatgacttttccattgtgtatcctatttaaagcttgttccacttctgaagtttgaattctataataaaaatttaaatttctatgttcatttgacttacttaaattacctggtcacctaaaccttcagtAAAAAGgtgatgaaaatatattttcaattgctcttttatttctccattgtttactaataccctattatatttatttttaatatattttatttagataagatctcttgtcttcctttctcttattttagctattttataaatgtctatttccctttcttttgtatcaaattttttatataatcgttcaaaagcttcattctttgcttcattcatgactctcttagcttctttcttagctattgtatatatattttttaaagttttctcgttcttacaaatatataatgttGGTGCAAATTGCACTAACggtcaaacttaggttttgatgaataacaagtgagttaagttaggtgttatcgTGATATAATATATTTACCGAGTGTGCAAGGTTGGCTAACCTGACAGGTCAAGAGGAACTGACatcaggcaggaagtccagtATGGATGTGCAATTCCCGATTGACAAAGTCTAGATGTGAGATTCTGGCAGGAGGTCGGGGATGTTCAATTTTTGACGGGAGGAAGTCTGGATGTGTGATTCCGacagaaagacctggtgggtcagattagACGTCGATGAGACAACTTGacacttggtaagtgaaggtaagtcactggaggagagtgattaaGTGAGGATGTGTCacggttgaggggacagtaggtgtcgatccaatAGATGCTTCCCTTAATAAAATGTCTAGCTTCATCCCTGTCTttaactatgtttgcagacttcgTCAAACTACCTTTGTTCTTTGTTGTAACGtcacggcccctcggccccttgggcgggcACACTAGCGGCCCCTGATGGTCCCTTGGGCagccacaatggcggcccaactggcgaccccttatgtcgtcatccGACGACCCTaggccatgccgttactcactaggtcttcccacccctggccagtggatttttgccttccccaggattcgaactctagatctccaggataagtactaaagtttatgaatcctggtagccaagtgagcgccactcacttggctaccaggattaaTAAAttctagtacttatcctggaggtctagagttcgaatcctggggaaggcaaaa
Coding sequences within it:
- the LOC122016894 gene encoding putative disease resistance RPP13-like protein 1; the protein is MLVFLELKHLLLEVLPSPTMVAQGRLLCIQNHLAMVCDGLWAVNSMIEIPEMGMLNNHFSKKFYGVDAVTSFVPAETADWVTDVATAVIDVGELLSRIMDWEASSHRSIVGNTQQVHFRHVILVELKEILCNLNSLVLRGSAMGLWRDPMGSMNPLREDYSIVLKNEVVGREEDLEELIAIFEQQLVSSNNNGFDNNPFAIVIVGKQGVGKRTLAHMIYHHTWIRQQFLHRIWVDLPLVSTFKMIDIIGNEFVRSIDKEEYCDQKLHLDLPLPDMWEYINEQLCGSRYLLVLHCENLVSLMQPEWNELKNIMLRVGGPGSGVLIIYKSSTESAVRNMRFLNRLKDITTFYLNPLSDYAWVELVSRHAATTIPLKQDKSNKDELIQLAKLYCTNFPGQTFGAKVFGSLFHYIPTTFAILQSRLLDDICKVRNFPLVIVRLLQYHYLLDADTDNYYDNDYDVILHMLTAECLIPTEGLEPGWIECYERHFTQIHRKRDLPELLFGRMVYWHMKIPKDSTTISRCCRCLCLEINPRVKPFRLPIMPIKVSSKLITLILQEDKKTTREDVEEITLRVYKKRCMKAATAISKFLNKMSVRFIHLHMLVVETSMIQSLPNEISKLVSLRYLHLSKLKMELLPKSLFDLLNLRILSLLHCKKLQKIPERIHKLKKLQILKLAYCTKLQWLPKSITRLTNLEELNMEGCCFLSKLPEDLVSFKSLRILNVAGCASLSQLPRGIEQLIGLRKLSGIIVGVQGGFVLTQLQALTNLQEIRLQNLEREEEIQTEVLMGQQSLRHLSLHWGGEEATKSSETAPSQHVLEALRPNLHLKCLDIISYKGVEFPTWMSKQQLARFDSLVEVRFINLRRCAILPSLGQLPFLEKLEISGMDLIKHIDYTFYGDGNTFAMLRELTFSEMLGLKKWSVPSERKNKIFFPELRQLTLIQCPKLKEISPWLFLHDYDTMRIWLNNETIWSTVFCSWDNLRYLEIIEIVGCQELRCLPQRMQSLQISKMTINSCNNLTTLVALDSLIELNIYACPLLAFNLEAFAELRILTIKGCPKMQIYHDAWKKKDEERREKEERRRYNYESSSSSSSSPN